In Stigmatopora argus isolate UIUO_Sarg chromosome 17, RoL_Sarg_1.0, whole genome shotgun sequence, the following are encoded in one genomic region:
- the LOC144091624 gene encoding cell adhesion molecule DSCAML1-like isoform X2 yields MTGTSVPSASVRRPGIGRGSRFLILRPRGGRTKRGVVRMQDETVTCVVSEQCHLPCTFPPAPNSSVRWFRQDVLMPAGAFPATVEDGNATLVLGEAGLKDRGTYRCHVRSARGEHDARVVLKVEAPVRGLTLEVSRLSGYEEMKCTVRDVFPPPRVTWATEPPTFEDLRPVTRMLADKRGLYTADSKLRVLKGQPEIIYICKVSTSYGGPTWTSSLRQRAITGKEGRDLTIPCFAPPYLNGPTLRWSFSNGEDPTYILTYDSRSGRTVSAPSWDRHVELDGFRVPFGDGSLRLMAPQRARHEGTYSCVFAMPYNTHTERSDVAIHAPDASRGVSQTSHWWIVGLVAAVAALALVAMVVYLKLRGNTAKGSSRDVEEETELNSVKDPPSTHFPVRCNSQSALS; encoded by the exons ATGACGGGAACGTCCGTGCCGTCCGCTAGCGTGCGACGCCCCGGGATTGGTCGGGGGAGTCGGTTCCTGATTTTACGGCCTCGGGGAGGGCGGACAAAAAGAGGAGTCGTTCGTATGCAAG ATGAAACAGTCACCTGCGTGGTGTCGGAGCAGTGCCACCTCCCCTGCACGTTCCCGCCGGCGCCAAACTCCAGCGTCCGCTGGTTCCGACAGGACGTGCTGATGCCGGCCGGGGCGTTCCCGGCCACGGTCGAGGACGGCAACGCCACGCTGGTCCTCGGGGAGGCGGGACTCAAGGACCGCGGCACGTACAGGTGCCACGTGCGCTCGGCGCGGGGGGAGCACGACGCCAGGGTGGTCTTAAAAGTGGAGG CGCCAGTCCGAGGTCTGACCCTGGAAGTGTCACGGCTAAGCGGTTACGAGGAGATGAAGTGCACGGTGCGGGACGTGTTTCCGCCGCCCAGAGTCACCTGGGCCACGGAACCGCCCACTTTTGAGGACCTGCGACCGGTCACGCGCATGCTAGCCGACAAACGGGGGCTCTACACGGCCGACAGCAAGCTGAGGGTTCTGAAAGGACAGCCGGAGATCATCTACATCTGCAAAGTCAGCACCTCCTACGGGGGGCCCACGTGGACGTCCTCCTTGCGGCAGAGGG caataacagGAAAGGAGGGTCGCGACCTGACCATCCCCTGCTTCGCCCCGCCCTACCTGAACGGCCCCACCCTCCGCTGGAGCTTCTCCAACGGCGAGGACCCGACCTACATCCTGACCTACGACAGCCGCTCGGGCCGGACCGTGTCGGCGCCCTCTTGGGACCGCCACGTGGAGCTAGACGGCTTCCGGGTCCCGTTCGGGGACGGCTCCCTACGCCTGATGGCGCCCCAGCGCGCCCGCCACGAGGGCACCTACAGCTGCGTCTTCGCCATGCCGTACAACACGCACACGGAACGCAGCGACGTGGCCATCCACGCGCCCGACG CCAGTCGTGGCGTGTCGCAGACGTCCCATTGGTGGATCGTGGGCCTGGTGGCGGCCGTGGCGGCCCTGGCGTTAGTGGCCATGGTGGTCTACTTGAAGCTGAGAG GAAACACGGCCAAGGGTTCGTCGCGTGACGTCGAGGAAGAGACGGAGCTGAATTCGGTCAAAG ACCCGCCCAGTACGCATTTTCCCGTCAGATGCAACAGCCAATCGGCGCTCTCCTGA
- the LOC144091624 gene encoding cell adhesion molecule DSCAML1-like isoform X1, translating to MTGTSVPSASVRRPGIGRGSRFLILRPRGGRTKRGVVRMQDETVTCVVSEQCHLPCTFPPAPNSSVRWFRQDVLMPAGAFPATVEDGNATLVLGEAGLKDRGTYRCHVRSARGEHDARVVLKVEAVFCPDTFVAPVRGLTLEVSRLSGYEEMKCTVRDVFPPPRVTWATEPPTFEDLRPVTRMLADKRGLYTADSKLRVLKGQPEIIYICKVSTSYGGPTWTSSLRQRAITGKEGRDLTIPCFAPPYLNGPTLRWSFSNGEDPTYILTYDSRSGRTVSAPSWDRHVELDGFRVPFGDGSLRLMAPQRARHEGTYSCVFAMPYNTHTERSDVAIHAPDASRGVSQTSHWWIVGLVAAVAALALVAMVVYLKLRGNTAKGSSRDVEEETELNSVKDPPSTHFPVRCNSQSALS from the exons ATGACGGGAACGTCCGTGCCGTCCGCTAGCGTGCGACGCCCCGGGATTGGTCGGGGGAGTCGGTTCCTGATTTTACGGCCTCGGGGAGGGCGGACAAAAAGAGGAGTCGTTCGTATGCAAG ATGAAACAGTCACCTGCGTGGTGTCGGAGCAGTGCCACCTCCCCTGCACGTTCCCGCCGGCGCCAAACTCCAGCGTCCGCTGGTTCCGACAGGACGTGCTGATGCCGGCCGGGGCGTTCCCGGCCACGGTCGAGGACGGCAACGCCACGCTGGTCCTCGGGGAGGCGGGACTCAAGGACCGCGGCACGTACAGGTGCCACGTGCGCTCGGCGCGGGGGGAGCACGACGCCAGGGTGGTCTTAAAAGTGGAGG CGGTATTTTGTCCCGATACTTTTGTAGCGCCAGTCCGAGGTCTGACCCTGGAAGTGTCACGGCTAAGCGGTTACGAGGAGATGAAGTGCACGGTGCGGGACGTGTTTCCGCCGCCCAGAGTCACCTGGGCCACGGAACCGCCCACTTTTGAGGACCTGCGACCGGTCACGCGCATGCTAGCCGACAAACGGGGGCTCTACACGGCCGACAGCAAGCTGAGGGTTCTGAAAGGACAGCCGGAGATCATCTACATCTGCAAAGTCAGCACCTCCTACGGGGGGCCCACGTGGACGTCCTCCTTGCGGCAGAGGG caataacagGAAAGGAGGGTCGCGACCTGACCATCCCCTGCTTCGCCCCGCCCTACCTGAACGGCCCCACCCTCCGCTGGAGCTTCTCCAACGGCGAGGACCCGACCTACATCCTGACCTACGACAGCCGCTCGGGCCGGACCGTGTCGGCGCCCTCTTGGGACCGCCACGTGGAGCTAGACGGCTTCCGGGTCCCGTTCGGGGACGGCTCCCTACGCCTGATGGCGCCCCAGCGCGCCCGCCACGAGGGCACCTACAGCTGCGTCTTCGCCATGCCGTACAACACGCACACGGAACGCAGCGACGTGGCCATCCACGCGCCCGACG CCAGTCGTGGCGTGTCGCAGACGTCCCATTGGTGGATCGTGGGCCTGGTGGCGGCCGTGGCGGCCCTGGCGTTAGTGGCCATGGTGGTCTACTTGAAGCTGAGAG GAAACACGGCCAAGGGTTCGTCGCGTGACGTCGAGGAAGAGACGGAGCTGAATTCGGTCAAAG ACCCGCCCAGTACGCATTTTCCCGTCAGATGCAACAGCCAATCGGCGCTCTCCTGA
- the LOC144091624 gene encoding cell adhesion molecule DSCAML1-like isoform X3, which yields MSACFWIWACLALGIIGAVAIVADETVTCVVSEQCHLPCTFPPAPNSSVRWFRQDVLMPAGAFPATVEDGNATLVLGEAGLKDRGTYRCHVRSARGEHDARVVLKVEAVFCPDTFVAPVRGLTLEVSRLSGYEEMKCTVRDVFPPPRVTWATEPPTFEDLRPVTRMLADKRGLYTADSKLRVLKGQPEIIYICKVSTSYGGPTWTSSLRQRAITGKEGRDLTIPCFAPPYLNGPTLRWSFSNGEDPTYILTYDSRSGRTVSAPSWDRHVELDGFRVPFGDGSLRLMAPQRARHEGTYSCVFAMPYNTHTERSDVAIHAPDASRGVSQTSHWWIVGLVAAVAALALVAMVVYLKLRGNTAKGSSRDVEEETELNSVKDPPSTHFPVRCNSQSALS from the exons ATGTCGGCGTGCTTTTGGATCTGGGCCTGCTTGGCGCTGGGGATCATCGGCGCCGTGGCTATCGTGGCAG ATGAAACAGTCACCTGCGTGGTGTCGGAGCAGTGCCACCTCCCCTGCACGTTCCCGCCGGCGCCAAACTCCAGCGTCCGCTGGTTCCGACAGGACGTGCTGATGCCGGCCGGGGCGTTCCCGGCCACGGTCGAGGACGGCAACGCCACGCTGGTCCTCGGGGAGGCGGGACTCAAGGACCGCGGCACGTACAGGTGCCACGTGCGCTCGGCGCGGGGGGAGCACGACGCCAGGGTGGTCTTAAAAGTGGAGG CGGTATTTTGTCCCGATACTTTTGTAGCGCCAGTCCGAGGTCTGACCCTGGAAGTGTCACGGCTAAGCGGTTACGAGGAGATGAAGTGCACGGTGCGGGACGTGTTTCCGCCGCCCAGAGTCACCTGGGCCACGGAACCGCCCACTTTTGAGGACCTGCGACCGGTCACGCGCATGCTAGCCGACAAACGGGGGCTCTACACGGCCGACAGCAAGCTGAGGGTTCTGAAAGGACAGCCGGAGATCATCTACATCTGCAAAGTCAGCACCTCCTACGGGGGGCCCACGTGGACGTCCTCCTTGCGGCAGAGGG caataacagGAAAGGAGGGTCGCGACCTGACCATCCCCTGCTTCGCCCCGCCCTACCTGAACGGCCCCACCCTCCGCTGGAGCTTCTCCAACGGCGAGGACCCGACCTACATCCTGACCTACGACAGCCGCTCGGGCCGGACCGTGTCGGCGCCCTCTTGGGACCGCCACGTGGAGCTAGACGGCTTCCGGGTCCCGTTCGGGGACGGCTCCCTACGCCTGATGGCGCCCCAGCGCGCCCGCCACGAGGGCACCTACAGCTGCGTCTTCGCCATGCCGTACAACACGCACACGGAACGCAGCGACGTGGCCATCCACGCGCCCGACG CCAGTCGTGGCGTGTCGCAGACGTCCCATTGGTGGATCGTGGGCCTGGTGGCGGCCGTGGCGGCCCTGGCGTTAGTGGCCATGGTGGTCTACTTGAAGCTGAGAG GAAACACGGCCAAGGGTTCGTCGCGTGACGTCGAGGAAGAGACGGAGCTGAATTCGGTCAAAG ACCCGCCCAGTACGCATTTTCCCGTCAGATGCAACAGCCAATCGGCGCTCTCCTGA